Proteins found in one Phocoena sinus isolate mPhoSin1 chromosome 5, mPhoSin1.pri, whole genome shotgun sequence genomic segment:
- the TIGD4 gene encoding tigger transposable element-derived protein 4: protein MAEAPVDASTLPVTVKKKKSLSIEEKIDIINAVESGKKKAEIAAEYGIKKNSLSSIMKNKDKVLEAFESLRFDPKRKRLRTAFYTDLEEALMRWYRIAQCLNVPVNGPMLRLKANDFAQKLGHNDFKCSNGWLDRFKSRYGLVFRAQPVEATGVSVDPSDVWHQNILPYYLNDYHPKNVFNVKETGLLYRMLPTNTFAFKGETCSIGKLCKDRITLVVGTNMDGSEKLPLLIIGKNRNPHCFKGVKSLPVYYEANKMARMTSVVFEQWMRKLDEKFQAQQRRVVIFVESFPAHPEVKNLKSIELAFFPSCLSSKLIAMKQGVIKSLKIKYRHCLIKKFLSSVEGSKEFMFSLLDAVDTLHLCWRAVTPETIVKSYEEAGFKSQKGESDKTNAETDTGLDLVVHAQAAGVEFPEGLSIEEYAGLDDDLETCEAAPSDDAVWTKESKSDETGFYTSDEEDDGGSLGTELPLPSKNVAITALDTLKSFLRSQDMNDELHNSLADLEIFINSLSSK, encoded by the coding sequence ATGGCAGAGGCTCCTGTGGATGCCTCAACTCTGCCCGTaactgtgaagaaaaagaaaagtctatcCATTGAAGAAAAGATCGACATCATAAATGCAGTAGAAAGTGGTAAGAAAAAAGCAGAGATTGCAGCTGaatatggaataaagaaaaattcattgTCTTCTATTATGAAGAATAAAGACAAGGTTCTAGAAGCCTTTGAATCTCTGAGATTTGatccaaagagaaaaagactgagaacTGCTTTTTACACAGATCTGGAAGAGGCACTAATGAGGTGGTATCGAATCGCCCAGTGTCTGAATGTACCAGTTAATGGTCCAATGTTGCGTCTAAAAGCTAATGATTTTGCCCAGAAACTGGGACATAATGATTTTAAGTGCAGCAATGGTTGGCTGGATCGCTTTAAATCCAGGTATGGTTTAGTATTCAGAGCTCAACCTGTAGAAGCTACAGGTGTATCAGTAGACCCTTCAGATGTCTGGCACCAAAACATACTTCCttattatttaaatgattatcatcctaaaaatgtttttaatgtaaaagagACTGGGCTGCTTTATCGAATGTTGCCTACAAATACATTTGCATTTAAAGGGGAAACATGCTCAATTGGCAAGTTATGCAAAGACAGAATAACTCTGGTGGTTGGGACAAACATGGACGGCTCAGAGAAGCTTCCTTTGCTTATCATTGGAAAGAACAGAAATCCACATTGTTTCAAAGGCGTAAAATCATTGCCTGTGTATTATGAAGCTAACAAAATGGCACGGATGACCTCAGTTGTCTTTGAACAATGGATGCGGAAGCTTGATGAGAAATTTCAAGCCCAGCAAAGAAGAGTGGTGATTTTTGTTGAATCGTTTCCTGCACATCCAGAGGTAAAAAACCTAAAATCCATTGAGTTAGCGTTCTTTCCATCATGTTTATCTTCCAAACTTATAGCCATGAAACAAGGTGTTATTAAAAGCCTTAAAATCAAATATCGACATTGTCTCATTAAGAAATTTTTAAGCTCTGTTGAAGGCAGCAAAGAATTTATGTTTTCCCTGCTAGATGCAGTTGATACCTTGCATCTCTGTTGGAGGGCTGTCACCCCAGAGACTATTGTTAAGAGCTACGAAGAGGCAGGATTCAAATCTCAAAAGGGAGAAAGTGACAAGACAAATGCAGAGACGGACACTGGTCTTGATTTGGTTGTCCATGCCCAGGCGGCAGGAGTGGAATTTCCTGAAGGCTTATCCATAGAAGAGTACGCTGGCCTGGATGATGATTTAGAGACATGTGAAGCAGCACCAAGTGATGATGCTGTGTGGACCAAAGAAAGTAAATCAGATGAAACTGGATTTTATACTTCTGACGAAGAGGATGATGGTGGATCTCTGGGAACCGAACTCCCTTTACCATCAAAAAATGTGGCAATAACCGCTTTAGATACTCTGAAAAGTTTTCTTAGAAGTCAAGATATGAATGATGAGCTTCATAATTCTTTAGCAGaccttgaaatttttattaactCTTTATCATCTAAGTAA